From the genome of Triticum aestivum cultivar Chinese Spring chromosome 3B, IWGSC CS RefSeq v2.1, whole genome shotgun sequence, one region includes:
- the LOC123068828 gene encoding uncharacterized protein, translating to MDKVLAFSILSASPADVAPGAGSGNSWARLSWQRQGRRLQEQQDDDDQARAGQDGKQRGLPAEAEQQPDKGKSQSPPTLRARFAPEFDGIDCFGTIVCH from the coding sequence ATGGACAAGGTGCTGGCCTTCTCCATCCTGAGCGCGTCGCCGGCTGACGTCGCCCCCGGCGCCGGCTCCGGCAACAGCTGGGCTCGGCTCTCCTGGCAGCGGCAGGGGAGGAGGCTGCAGGAGCAGCAGGACGACGACGACCAGGCTAGAGCAGGGCAAGACGGAAAGCAGCGCGGTCTGCCGGCTGAGGCGGAGCAGCAGCCGGACAAGGGGAAATCGCAGTCACCGCCGACGTTGAGGGCGCGGTTCGCGCCGGAGTTCGATGGGATCGACTGCTTCGGGACCATCGTGTGCCACTGA
- the LOC123068827 gene encoding histone H2B.4-like: MAPKAAEKKPVEKTPAGKKPKAEKKVPASKEGGEKKGKKKSKKSVETYKIYIFKVLKQVHPDIGISSKAMSIMNSFINDIFEKLAGESTKLARYNKKPTITSREIQTSVRLVLPGELAKHAVSEGTKAVTKFTSA; the protein is encoded by the coding sequence atGGCGCCCAAGGCTGCCGAGAAGAAGCCGGTGGAGAAGACCCCCGCGGGCAAGAAGCCCAAGGCGGAGAAGAAGGTGCCGGCGTCCAAGGAGGGCggcgagaagaaggggaagaagaagtccaagaagagcGTAGAGACGTACAAGATCTACATCTtcaaggtgctgaagcaggtgcacCCGGACATCGGGATCTCCTCCAAGGCCATGTCcatcatgaactccttcatcaacgaCATCTTCGAGAAGCTCGCCGGCGAGTCCACCAAGCTGGCGCGGTACAACAAGAAGCCCACCATCACATCCCGGGAGATCCAGACCTCCGTCCGCCTCGTCCTCCCCGGCGAGCTCGCCAAGCACGCCGTCTCCGAGGGCACCAAGGCtgtcaccaagttcacctccgccTAA